A DNA window from Microcystis aeruginosa NIES-843 contains the following coding sequences:
- a CDS encoding CPBP family intramembrane glutamic endopeptidase gives MDIAALIKIIIFLLVWLILWLPIAIVLGSRLGWQPLQGTKPDQKLPLVASLYVLAPLVIWGLLKIEGSSLHNYGLIWSFSLFISLTKGLILAVVGLGIIFFLEGILTWVHWQPKNLTRAFFLSSPLLIVALWVGITEELIFRGIFLSQLSQEYGFWVAGAISSLIFALLHLLWERQQTLPQLPGLFLMGMVLVWARAIDHGSLGLAWGLHGGWVWGLALLDSAELMSYSDSGLAWVKGIYNQPLAGLAGILCLLGTAWGLNLLQ, from the coding sequence ATGGACATTGCTGCCTTAATAAAAATTATTATTTTCCTGTTAGTCTGGTTAATTCTCTGGCTGCCCATTGCCATTGTTTTAGGGAGTCGTTTGGGATGGCAACCGCTGCAAGGGACAAAACCTGACCAGAAATTGCCACTGGTGGCCTCTCTTTACGTCTTGGCTCCCTTAGTTATCTGGGGATTATTAAAGATAGAGGGGAGCAGCCTCCATAATTACGGATTAATTTGGTCATTTTCCCTATTTATCTCCCTAACTAAAGGATTAATCCTAGCAGTGGTGGGATTAGGGATAATTTTTTTCCTAGAGGGGATTTTGACATGGGTACATTGGCAGCCCAAAAACCTCACTCGCGCTTTTTTCTTGAGTTCACCCCTGTTGATAGTGGCCCTCTGGGTGGGTATTACCGAGGAATTAATCTTTCGGGGCATCTTTTTGAGCCAATTAAGCCAAGAATACGGTTTTTGGGTGGCGGGAGCCATTTCTAGCCTAATTTTTGCCCTGCTGCACCTGCTTTGGGAACGTCAGCAAACGCTGCCGCAACTACCCGGTTTATTTCTGATGGGGATGGTTCTGGTCTGGGCGCGGGCGATCGATCATGGTAGTTTAGGATTAGCTTGGGGACTTCATGGCGGTTGGGTATGGGGATTGGCCTTGCTAGACAGTGCCGAATTGATGTCTTACAGCGATTCTGGGTTAGCTTGGGTTAAAGGTATCTATAACCAACCTTTAGCGGGTTTAGCCGGCATTCTTTGCCTCTTGGGGACAGCTTGGGGGTTAAACTTGCTTCAGTAG
- a CDS encoding Tab2/Atab2 family RNA-binding protein has protein sequence MTIWQADFYKSSSSSPLGTVWQLLISDPLGHLIYENSCPQSQANSDWLTQQLQQACQVSPPEIIQVFRPQCANLFLLAGQNLQIKIELTRHVNALKKQLELRQIPINIDYPPPQPVPDQFLGQEWRFARFPAVDLVNFFGDRRIPILSLPEAFSPLKLGLASTLMIPSVVITGGKKSLAIARWLEEINPVFIDHIPTETGRSGGLVLESGLNERWIFLTYEDEEVARAANAYQATKEEGQGLHFLLIQPDDSGRTFTGFWLLKQV, from the coding sequence ATGACTATTTGGCAAGCGGATTTTTATAAATCTTCATCTTCTTCCCCTCTTGGCACAGTCTGGCAATTGTTAATTTCCGATCCTCTCGGTCATCTTATCTATGAAAATTCCTGTCCCCAATCCCAAGCTAATAGCGACTGGTTAACCCAACAGTTACAGCAAGCTTGTCAAGTCTCCCCCCCAGAAATTATCCAAGTTTTTCGCCCCCAATGCGCCAATTTATTTCTCCTCGCTGGTCAGAATTTACAGATCAAAATCGAGTTAACCCGTCACGTTAACGCCCTGAAAAAACAGCTAGAATTGCGGCAAATCCCCATAAATATCGACTATCCTCCACCACAACCCGTACCCGACCAATTTTTAGGTCAAGAGTGGCGTTTTGCTCGTTTTCCCGCCGTTGATTTAGTTAACTTTTTTGGCGATCGCCGAATACCGATTCTTTCCCTACCAGAGGCCTTTTCTCCTTTAAAACTAGGTTTAGCCTCCACTTTAATGATCCCCAGTGTGGTTATTACCGGTGGTAAAAAATCTCTGGCGATCGCTCGTTGGTTAGAGGAAATTAACCCAGTATTTATCGATCATATTCCCACAGAAACGGGGCGATCGGGCGGTTTAGTCTTGGAATCGGGTCTAAATGAGCGTTGGATTTTCCTGACCTACGAAGATGAAGAAGTGGCCCGGGCAGCCAATGCTTATCAAGCAACCAAAGAGGAAGGCCAAGGTTTACACTTTCTCCTCATACAACCGGATGATTCTGGTCGCACTTTTACCGGCTTTTGGCTACTGAAGCAAGTTTAA
- the rimM gene encoding ribosome maturation factor RimM (Essential for efficient processing of 16S rRNA) has protein sequence MEENWLEIGTIVAPQGLEGELRVLSVSDFPERFQKRGMRGIQGPQGGEIREITLLRGRELPGKNVYVIKLEGVENREQAEALRGYKLWANKLEKPRLKADEYHVSELVNLEVYHHLTGEKIGVVVDIFWAGNDILAVQLEANLASVKKKSPSSDSEARALVPFVKEIVPLVDLKAARIEIAPPPGLLEINLS, from the coding sequence ATGGAAGAAAATTGGCTAGAAATTGGGACAATAGTAGCACCCCAGGGACTGGAGGGAGAATTGCGAGTTTTATCGGTATCAGATTTTCCCGAACGTTTTCAGAAGCGAGGGATGAGGGGAATACAAGGACCCCAGGGGGGAGAAATCCGAGAAATTACTCTGCTCAGGGGACGTGAGCTACCGGGCAAAAATGTTTATGTTATCAAGTTAGAGGGGGTTGAAAATCGGGAACAAGCCGAAGCTTTGCGCGGATATAAATTATGGGCGAATAAACTAGAAAAACCGCGCCTAAAAGCGGATGAATATCATGTTAGCGAGCTAGTGAACTTAGAGGTTTATCATCACCTTACAGGAGAAAAAATCGGGGTTGTGGTAGATATTTTCTGGGCGGGTAATGACATTTTAGCAGTGCAACTAGAAGCAAATCTCGCCTCTGTCAAGAAAAAAAGTCCATCCTCCGACTCAGAGGCCAGGGCCTTGGTCCCCTTCGTCAAAGAAATTGTTCCACTGGTGGATCTGAAAGCGGCACGCATCGAGATTGCGCCACCACCGGGGTTATTAGAGATCAATTTATCCTAG